Within Styela clava chromosome 8, kaStyClav1.hap1.2, whole genome shotgun sequence, the genomic segment tttcgacgccgctttcaagacgtttccgttgaatgaaaacattctcgatagaaacttgcgcatGATTGTATTCATCACTCATCGGCGTAACatgttatttaggcccgtaaacgcctttacgtttgtgttattttctctaaaacgaaaatttaccgcaaatttgttccacgatgacgatgacaattattttatttttgtacgcgcacggaattgtgaatctggtaaatacgccCATcagcggcgagtttctaaagacaacgcaactttttgattggaaagcggcaatttaaaatactgaaaataatactgtaaacaatataagttttattgaggcccgcgaaaatttaaaaaacgcttttctaggcagtgaaagtcgcaaaatttcgtgtgcctggcacacattatgtttagaaacatatcgtcacgaattgagggcgggatttgcctgattatccagtactttaaattgccgtcgaatattttcgtgttaacacgatacaaggtttgaaacgtgacttttcccgggttgtgaggatgtatataatataattaatctaaagtatattcaatcaattttattatgatgaaataaattttactctgagatgttacagcatatttattgatttttcgaacggttttatctaaaaataatcagagtggcagcatttcaattgagcggagtcactgttaacaagtacatctgaATACTTGCcgagacaattaaattaataaagcaagacattttaaatatgcccgtatcggtcacgaatatatcactttgcacaacagaaaaatatatattcgttgttatattatttgttgtaaaagtcgtctcttttaacaggtggcataatcgcggcgatgaatatgtatttttaatttactgttaaactttatatgtatattcattgtatgaaatgaattatactctacacttaacaggattttatatcattatttgagatttttttaacggcgataacgaattggcaagattgcaaaaatatgtattaaaattaaatacatcaggcagtttatctcgtaattttaggtcacagatcgccgtggaccgaatcgtaatgtttttttttgacgtaagaagaagcaaccgcgagttacaatggacacattaaattaatatataaagatattttagaatctcgtagttgtcatggattgaatattttacgtaacaattacgtaacagaatgatcattatacgctgaaaagacggctcttttaacgagcgcggaatcgcggcgagtgttacaggcggcaatggtaATTTCctatttcgaaaatcctggctgcgcggccggcagtggtggtcatctatcctctgctaattatttctaatttcaaacacaacaatatgttacacatgaattaatatacaaatatactggttaaatattagaatttttaaaggcataatggattttcgattgctgttgcctgtattgccaataaattttattacccttagaaaatatacacaattatctgaatacaagtagtatttttgtcaatagacttggctattatcgtaatatcatggtactaATGATAGAAAGCTTCAGAccactccttggctatcttttcatatggtcatttgtacaaagtgaataattttaataaactgactgtgtcacaagttgctattattttttattgatagctataaactatcaattactttgtgtacatatactgttggtttgtggctctattctgatatttctattgaaactcatttcctaatttactgggttttaatgaactaaaacaaaaatgtgttattttcgattttagaatgtattcggaattccagattcgaaaacattattttagaatgtattcggaatagtttagtattcggaaatggccatccctgtcCACAAGTACGTATTGTGCAACGCGGACGAATACAATCGCAAAATACTGTTCTAACCAAACTTATATTGCCTCTAACCACCTTTGTTCGTATCGGAACTCTTATCCTACTGATctggtaaaattaaatatattttatgcaaGAGTATATATAGCAAAACCATAAGATACTAACCATTGGATCAAACTGGATTCCGGTCCATATATCCTCTCCTCTTGGAATATTCTTTCTCAAGTATTTTATAATAGCATTGTAAGATTCTTCATCTCGAATTAAACCAACATCTGCGTTACGTTcattacaaatatcaaatgcTTTTTTGTATACGACATCCCATTCGCCAAATATCACAGCGAAATAACAGATATTTCCAACCTTTAATTTGCAATTTTCTGAAAAGTAACGACAGTTTATTTCAATGTAAAACCACACGAGTGATATTTTTCTCAATAAATCGTTGCTACAAATAAAAAGCAAACAGACTTCTaactatatttcaatatattcaaattagcCGACTCAATTTATCGTATTTGGGAATGCAACAAAGTCTATCATATATTGCCCATTTTCTTTCTATATTCAATAATTGAAAACAATGTTATGTTCTATAATACCTATAATGTAAATTATTTGTCAGATATTCATAAACTACAAATTGGATGAAATATTTACCTGGATGAGGAGTTGGCTTTGGTTTGCTGATTTGTCCGAATCCCTTTGGAATCAGTTGAGGCTTCTTCATAACAGCAAGTTTTTGTTCAATACGGGATATCGCTAAATGTTAATATAAGtattgaaaactaaattattgaAAAGTATTGAAAATTAAGTATCTGTTTTGTTTTCACTTGCCAAAACAACGAAGCTTCCGCCACGCATTCCTCTACCTCACAAACTTCTGACGTTTTGTAGTGTTCAGTATAAAGTTGGGAATAATTGGCCACACTTACCAATCTTAAACAAGCTCACAGAAGATTGTATATATATCTTCAGTAAACTCGGcgtcccgtagtatgtgaaccaagatggcgaacaccggaacataatatatgtaccaggttagggttagaccataactctattactttttttttaattttagttctattacgagttcggggactagccgagtgactcctgtaatatttgtacctgaaattatagcctaattctaacttggtatacatacttcgttacggtgtccgccatcttggttcacatctACGGGCGtacaaaaaaatcatattattttCACTTGTTTTATGTCATTTTTCTACTCAAATTACGGTCGAGACAGGCTTATTTTGTCGCTGTGTCCCATtgcagtaatttaaaaaaaaaaacacggaAAAGTTTGTAGACAGTTTAAGCTGCGAAAGCATTCTCCCAATCACTTTCCTAAATAAAGTGTTTGGGAGAATGCTTTCGATGCATAAATTGATCACCAATTTTGCcatgtaatattttgtaaataatttgtaaaatattcccCCAATTTCAAACTTTATAATACTTCTCTATTGACAAACAAGAAATCTTAATTAAGGTTCTGGAGATTGCTCACAAATGCTAAGAATAACATTGTCATTTTCATAAAGTGGTTTGGTAATATTTCAATGTTTCTGGGATACTTATACGACCTCAAAGAataatttgggaaaagctgagaatTTGTGAACACCAAACCTTTCACAAATGTTACAAGTATTCATTAGATCACTCTACTCACTCTCAGCCCTAAAACATATCGCGACAAACAACAATGTCAACAAAGAAAGTTATTCGTCAGTTTACCTTTTTTCATCATTTCGTTGTCTTCTGTCAACTTAATATTCATGTTTTGTACTTTGGTCAAATCTAATGAGAAATAGCATTTTGACGCTCACAGTAAACTGAACaataatgtttttaatttttatattgcatTTAGAAATAGCAGATCATAGAATGCTTTTGTCATAGTGGTTACTCGATTGCAAAAAATTGTTTGCAGATATATATTTCGTcaacaaacaatattattcGACATATTTTACCTTTCTTCATCTTCTCGTTGTCTTCCATCAACCTATTATTCATGTTTTGTACTTTAATCAAATCTAATGaaagaataacatttaaaaatacCATTCAGCTCAGTATGAAATAGTACATTGTTTACCATTGTAACTTATATAGGATTTCGAAGCAGCAGATAAAATAGCTCTGTGTGTCATAGCAGTAACCCAAGTTTAAAGATGTGTAAAAACATTTCAGTAAAATAGAAAAACAGTATTGAGACTTTCTTGATTGCTCTCACCTTTCTTTATCTTATTGTTGTCTCCTAccaatttttcattcatttcgtccaagtctgaaaataaaaatatccagTAGATCTTTATATACGTTTGTTGCAGTATTGAGAATATGATTGGGACGTAAAAATAAGACGAGAAGAATCGTTGCATTTACTCGTTTTGTTATATTATTGGAAAAATCTTCCGGCACTGAAAATATGAGAAAAGATTAAAGTTAAGTTCAGTTACCACTAGACTTTGAGTATTtgtcaataatttattttggcaTTAGCGATGGCAGATTAAAAAACCATCACGATGTCGCACGAATCTTTTTCCATTTCTCTGATTTCATCAGAGTGTGGTGTTTTGTGGTTCTTctcaaaatattgtttatttcaaatctAACGATGTAAACTACGAGGAAAATCTTATAACGTCTAGGTCTCTCATTTTTATGTATGTTTACTCTTTTGTTTTAAAAGGTAAGTTTTAGTTATACAGATGGCTGCATGTTCGAGTACTTTGAAATGAAAGTTTGAAATAGACAGAACAGGAATTCCAGAAAGCGAAAGGTTTAGCATTTTATTGAGGTTAGGGGTTATCGTACACTAACCAGAAAATTCTTTTCCGAAACTCTCAATTTTTCCATTAAACTTGTCTTCCAACTTTTCCAATCCCATTCTAATACTAGTGATatctgaataaaaattgaagattttatTAGATTCGATTGCATCATTCAAATtgctgaaataaattatttctagGTAAAAACTCAAAACTGAgcttcaaaattaattattcaatcAAGCAATTAAAACAACCATACCCAAATTTCTGGCTGCGAAATCAAGCCAGCTAAGAACAGTACTATTGGACTTGCATGTTATCGTGTACTCTTTGTCTTGCAGATGTTCATCAATGTTGAAACCTGGTCTGTCCCATCCTACAGCAATCGGATCACATAGTGCAATCTGGCAACCCGGATTGGAAGTGCAGTGAAACACTGTTTCATCTTGACACAAGGATGACGCGATGACGGAGATTAATATGTAAACGATTGGGATTTCCATCTCGGTGTAGTTAAGTATTAACTGAATGAAAAAAGTCATGGTTTATTGCAAACGGGCACAGAGCATGTTTGATCTATTTAGAAAAAACCTCACATTAGACAACGCTATTTGTAGCcgtaatttttgtaatttttccaGCCAAGCCCATGTTTTCAGATTTCTGCTGGGATCTCCCAGAGGCCATAAATAAGCCAGAATCGCTGGAGCGTGACTGGGTAGTGAGGGCAAATAAAATTCTTTAAAGAAgcattcaaataatttttccaacTATTCTTATCTACTTTGTTTCTTGATAtcttcaatctgaggtgagcaACTTTTCGACGTCACTTGAGCGTTACGGGGAGAGGAAATTACCAAGTTGCCGGtggtgaaatatttgaattgttatTCTTTTTGACAATCGAGCATCGCTTAGCCTGATATTCCATTCCAAATGCTCAGAATCGTCCAAAATCAATAGTACtgaagtgggcgtggctttacACACGTTACTCAACCCTTAGGGGGGCGAAGACTTTACTCCCACCCCCAATACTACTTGGAAAAGTTTCCAATACTCTGGCAAACGTTTTTCCGCCCCGGAAGCCGAGCTAAACATCCTCGAAACGGCGCCGAAATCACTCGAGCGTCTTCTTcggcccacttcctctggcccgtTCATATGAACACCGTCCCCGGCCTACATGACAAGTTTTGTCCGGATCGGCCCGACAGTTTTCCTGAGAAACCTTCGTTTCACGCTGAAACCATAAATATACTTACGTACCAAGTTTCTTGCCCTACGCGCAACGATTTATGACACTGACTGTGCTTTTGCACTAGAGTGCTCTCGGTTGCCTAACCATCCAGGGACGGTCGCTTCGCTACCAACGAGGGGAATCAAGAGAGAAAAAATTTTGGACTAAGTAAAAAGCTGACGCTCATTTGATGTAGG encodes:
- the LOC144425607 gene encoding uncharacterized protein LOC144425607, whose translation is MKKPQLIPKGFGQISKPKPTPHPENCKLKVGNICYFAVIFGEWDVVYKKAFDICNERNADVGLIRDEESYNAIIKYLRKNIPRGEDIWTGIQFDPMTRDVTPADLFTKWYPGDPFTGIEYKDRTNVYLVVNSDPDERSQGMVNGDPTWKQNGVICEILI
- the LOC144425894 gene encoding uncharacterized protein LOC144425894, whose protein sequence is MEIPIVYILISVIASSLCQDETVFHCTSNPGCQIALCDPIAVGWDRPGFNIDEHLQDKEYTITCKSNSTVLSWLDFAARNLDITSIRMGLEKLEDKFNGKIESFGKEFSDLDEMNEKLVGDNNKIKKDLIKVQNMNNRLMEDNEKMKKVYCERQNAISH